A genomic stretch from Calonectris borealis chromosome 6, bCalBor7.hap1.2, whole genome shotgun sequence includes:
- the FAIM gene encoding fas apoptotic inhibitory molecule 1 isoform X2 translates to MASREEITVCEDEVRSRYSHLEKMTDLVAVWEVALSDGVHKIEFEHGTTSGKRVVYVDGKEEIRKEWMFKLVGKETFPVGAAKTRATINIDAVSGFAYEYTLEINGKSLKKYMENRSKITSTWVLSLGGMDYRVVLELPWQDSSPGEACCRSVTCDVIKPAVCVHLLSRKGHYGCVVQWPKNGNSG, encoded by the exons ATGGCATCCCGTGAGGAGATTACTGTCTGTGAAGATGAAGTAAG GTCTCGGTACAGCCACTTAGAGAAGATGACAGATTTGGTGGCTGTTTGGGAAGTAGCTTTAAGTGATGGTGTTCATAAGATTGAATTTGAACATGGGACCACTTCAGGAAAACGTGTTGTCTATGTTGATGGAAAG gaagaaataagaaaagaatggATGTTTAAATTAGTGGGTAAAGAAACATTCCCTGTTGGAGCAGCCAAAACAAGAGCTACTATTAACATTGATGCAGTCAGTGGCTTTGCATATGAATATACTTTGGAGATCAATGGAAAGAGCCTCAAGAAGTATATGGAGAACAGGTCAAAAATAACCAGCACTTGGGTACTGAGCTTGGGTGGTATGGACTATAGAGTTGTTCTAG AGCTGCCCTGGCAAGACAGTTCTCCAGGTGAAGCTTGTTGTAGAAGTGTTACCTGTGATGTGATCAAACCCGCTGTGTGTGTACATTTGTTGAGCAG aaaagGACACTATGGATGTGTGGTGCAATGGCCAAAAAATGGAAACAGCG